The genomic DNA AGAAGCGCCTTGGCGCTGCTGAATTGTGGTTGTCATAAGAACGGGAGAGAGGTGTCTCAAAAGAGACGGGTATGGATGACGGAACCCCGTCGAATTGAACTGTAACAGAATATTGCGTGGTTTGTGAAGATTCGTTCATCAAGTTCCGCAAGCAAGCCCCTCGGCCAGGTGCTCCAGGGCAGCTGGCCATGCCGGCGGTACTGCCCAGATCTCCCTTCGGGTAAGGCTTAGGGCAATGCCCTTCTCCCCGTAGGCAGCCTCATTGATGAATACCGGCCAGACCGTCTGTTCGGCCAAGCCAGGGGGTGGGCTGTAGGGCAAGGCGTCTCCACTGGCGGTGCAAAACAGTTCGTCGCCTGGGGCCATGGGCTGCCAGTTGCGCTGCAGACGGCGGGGGTGCAAGCAGGCCTCGGGTTGGCCGGCCCCATCTCGAGGGATGTCCAAGCTGCCCAAATGGAGGTGAACTTCCAAGCTGGGTGGCAACCGCAAGCTGCCTGCCTGGGCCCGGGCCAGAACGGCCAGACAGGCCTCAACGGCAAGCTGGGTTTGGCGGCAAATCAAGGCCTGCAGAACCCCCTGGGGCACCGGACCCACCTCAATCACCAGTCCACAGGGCCAGCGCTCCACCAAAAACCCGGTCTGGGCCCCATCTGCCTCATGCAGATAAATGGGCAGGCCCAATTCCGCCTGAATGCCTGCGGCCAGGGCCAGATCGGTTGGCCGCCGGCCATAGAGCACCAGGCAATTCCCCATGGAGCTGGTGGTGCTGTGTAGATCGAGGGCCACGCTGCAGGGGCTGAGGCCCCCTGGGCCGTGGCTGTCGATGAGCTGCCTGGCCCGCTGCACTTCCAGCTCTTGGCAGCTGGGATTGGCCAGCAGAGAGGGCTCAAAACTGCGGTTGAGGTCGCGGTCGATGTAGCGGCTGTTGCGGCCATGGGCCACCGGATTGCCCAGCACCAACTCCAGCTCCAGCCCCGCACAAGCCAGGGCATGGGGCCGTTGGCCCCAATGCTCCAGTAGCCAGGGCCCATTGCGCTCATTGCCGTGGGTGCCGGCCACCATCAACACCCTTGACCTGGGCCGATTCTCTGGCCCGGTTCCCACTGCCATGCCCGAAAACCCTGCGCTGGATTTAGGGCCCAGCCTGACGCAGATTCATGGCAGACCGTCTACCCATCCCATGGCCCCACCTGCAGCCCTTGTGCGCACAGCCCGCTGCCTCTGGCGATGGCAATGGCAGCAACTGATGGGCGGCCTGGCACCCGCCGATGCGGAAGGCAACTACCGGCGTCCTGCCGGGGCCTTCACGGCCCTACCGCCTTTGCCCGCCGACGCGGCCCAAGCCGGCGCCCACGTCTTGATTGTGGGGAGAAGCTGCCCCTGGGCCCACCGGGCCTGGCTGGTGTGGTGCCTGCGCCAATTGGGAGAGTCCATTGATCTGGTGGTGGTGGAACCGGATCCAGAGGCTGGCCGCTGGCGATTTACGGAGCCCTTCCAGGGATGCCAAACCCTGGCGGAGCTCTACCTGCGCTCCGGGGCAGCTGCGGGCACCCGGGCCACGGTTCCGGCCCTGGTTTCCCTGAAAGATGGCCGCATCCTGCTCAGCGAAAGCGCCCAACTGATCGAGCTGCTCAACCAGTGGCCCTCAAGCTCAACCGTCGACCTGGATCCGGTCGGGCAAAAGGAACAAAGCCAAGGTTGGCGAGAGCAGCTGCAGCATGACGTCAACGACGGGGTTTACCGCTGTGGCTTCGCCCGCAACCAGGCCGCCTATGACCGGGCCGAGCGGGCACTCTTTACAACCCTTGGCAAGGCAAACGCTGCCCTGGCAGCGGCACCGGGCCAGTGGCTAAGCGGGCCAGAGCTGGGCCTGGCCGATGTGGTGCTGTTTCCAACCCTGATCCGCCTAGAGCTGGTTTATGCCCCCCTATTCGGCTGTAGCCGCCAACCGCTCTGGCAACTACCGGCCCTGTGGCAATGGCGATCGCGCTTCTATGCCCTGCCAGGGGTGGCCGCGAGCTGCGATGACCAGGCCTGGCGCCGGGATTATTTCGGGGCCCTGTTCCCGCTCCATCCCTCGGGGATTGTTCCGGCAGGTCCGCCGCTCGCCACACTGGTGACAACCCCTCCCTGCAGCTGAGCCCTTCCCCGCCCCATGGCAAGCACCGCATCCATGGCCCCAGGAGATCCTGTCTTTGAGGGGGTCTATGGGCTCTACAGCATCGATCAGCGGGACCGGCGGGAGGTGCTGGGCTATCGGCTCGCCCTCACGGCCGTGGCCCTGGCCCAGCTGGGCCTCCTCGTGCAATGGCGCCAACTGGGAAGCTCCAACCTCTGGCCCTGGCTAATCGTGATGGCCGCCGGGCTTGGCCTGGCATTGCGCTGGATTCACATCTATCTGAAGCCTCTCCACCGGGCCTTGCAGCTGTTCTGGCTATTGGGCTGCCTGGGCTTTGGGGGGCTGGCCTGGGCTGCGGGCCCCGGCCACATGGCGGAAGCACTGGGGCAACAGCGCCTTTGGGTGCTGGCGATCGGACCTTTCTTTGCGGCCCTAGCCGGCATCGGCTTCAAGGAGTTTTTCTGCTTCCAGAGGCCCGAAGCGATTGGCGTCACCCTGCTGCTGCCCCTGGCCCTAATGGGCTACTGGCTGGGCCTGTTTGGCGCCCAGGTCTGCCTGGGCTTAATGGGCGCAGAAGCAGGCCTTTTGCTACTGCTCTGCCTGCGCAAATTTCCAATGCCTGCCGCCGCTGATGTGGGCGACAAGAGCGTGTTTGCCCATCTCAAGGCCCAACAGGGGATCGGCAGTTGAGCCTGATCAGTCTTGTCGGTGCGGCCAAGGATTTCGGGATCCGCACCCTGTTCGCCAACCTGACCCTGCATGTGGCCGATGGGGATCGCATTGGCCTGATTGGCGCCAATGGGGCCGGCAAATCAACCCTGCTGAAGGTGCTTGCTGGCAGGGAGCCCCTGGGCGAAGGCAGCCGGCGCTGCGCCCCCCGCACCCGGGTGGTGCTGGTGGATCAGGAACCTGACCTAGACCCTGAGTCCACGGTGCTGGAGCAGGTCTACGCCGGCAGTGGCGACAAGATGACCCTGCTGCGTAGCCACCTAAGCCTCAGCCACCAGATCGCCGCAGACCCCAGCAATGGGGCCCTTCTGTCCCAGCTCAGCGATCTACAGGACCAGATGGACTCGCTCAACGCCTGGGACCTGGAACAGCAGTGCCAGGAGGTGCTCCAGCGCCTCGGCATCAACGAGGGCCAGCGCCGAATCGGCGAGCTCTCAGGCGGTTACCGCAAACGGGTGGCCCTGGCGGCCGCCCTGGTGGCCGAACCGGATGTGCTGCTGTTGGATGAACCCACCAACCATCTCGATGCCCTGGGGGTGGAGTGGCTACAGAGCTACCTGGGCCGGTTCCCCGGGGCCCTGGTGCTGGTTACCCACGATCGCTACGTGCTGGATCGGGTGACCCAAAGAATTGTCGAGGTGGACCGGGGCGAAGCCCGCCAGTACGCCGGCAACTACGCCACCTATCTCACCCACAAAACCGAGGAGGAGGCCTCCGCCGCCGCATCGGCCGCCAAGTTCAAGGGCACCTTGCGGCGCGAACTGGAATGGCTTAGTCGGGGGCCCCAGGCCCGCAGCACCAAGCAAAAAGCCCGGATCCAGCGCATCGAGGCGATGCAGGAGGCTCCGGTGCGCCAGGCCAAGGGCAAGGTGAGCCTGGCCACTGCCAGCAGAAGGCTGGGCAAGCGGGCCATCACCGCTGAAGCCTTGTCGGTAGCGGCAGGGGATGGGCAAGACGCCCCGACCCTGCTGCGCGATTTCAGCTACGACTTCAGTCCGGAGGATCGGGTGGGGATCATCG from Cyanobium sp. WAJ14-Wanaka includes the following:
- a CDS encoding ABC-F family ATP-binding cassette domain-containing protein — its product is MSLISLVGAAKDFGIRTLFANLTLHVADGDRIGLIGANGAGKSTLLKVLAGREPLGEGSRRCAPRTRVVLVDQEPDLDPESTVLEQVYAGSGDKMTLLRSHLSLSHQIAADPSNGALLSQLSDLQDQMDSLNAWDLEQQCQEVLQRLGINEGQRRIGELSGGYRKRVALAAALVAEPDVLLLDEPTNHLDALGVEWLQSYLGRFPGALVLVTHDRYVLDRVTQRIVEVDRGEARQYAGNYATYLTHKTEEEASAAASAAKFKGTLRRELEWLSRGPQARSTKQKARIQRIEAMQEAPVRQAKGKVSLATASRRLGKRAITAEALSVAAGDGQDAPTLLRDFSYDFSPEDRVGIIGPNGVGKSSLLEVIAGRRQPSAGSLELGSTVKLAYFDQHSDVLVKPERKVIDVVSDAASRVAIDGVELSASQLLERFLFPPAQQHQPVGKLSGGERRRLHLCRLLIAAPNVLLLDEPTNDLDVQTLSVLEDFLEDFRGCVVVVSHDRYFLDRTVDRLFSFEEGQLKRFEGNYSAYLESQSQRRSVEAKSAAVKPEAVKAKANGAAKAPANGAAKARRRSFKENRELENLELQLPQWEQQRQELEAALAKGGADYGALETLTGQLASLSSQIHAGEERWLELSELGA
- a CDS encoding glutathione S-transferase C-terminal domain-containing protein, which encodes MAPPAALVRTARCLWRWQWQQLMGGLAPADAEGNYRRPAGAFTALPPLPADAAQAGAHVLIVGRSCPWAHRAWLVWCLRQLGESIDLVVVEPDPEAGRWRFTEPFQGCQTLAELYLRSGAAAGTRATVPALVSLKDGRILLSESAQLIELLNQWPSSSTVDLDPVGQKEQSQGWREQLQHDVNDGVYRCGFARNQAAYDRAERALFTTLGKANAALAAAPGQWLSGPELGLADVVLFPTLIRLELVYAPLFGCSRQPLWQLPALWQWRSRFYALPGVAASCDDQAWRRDYFGALFPLHPSGIVPAGPPLATLVTTPPCS
- a CDS encoding DUF2301 domain-containing membrane protein, which codes for MASTASMAPGDPVFEGVYGLYSIDQRDRREVLGYRLALTAVALAQLGLLVQWRQLGSSNLWPWLIVMAAGLGLALRWIHIYLKPLHRALQLFWLLGCLGFGGLAWAAGPGHMAEALGQQRLWVLAIGPFFAALAGIGFKEFFCFQRPEAIGVTLLLPLALMGYWLGLFGAQVCLGLMGAEAGLLLLLCLRKFPMPAAADVGDKSVFAHLKAQQGIGS
- a CDS encoding aspartoacylase, producing MAVGTGPENRPRSRVLMVAGTHGNERNGPWLLEHWGQRPHALACAGLELELVLGNPVAHGRNSRYIDRDLNRSFEPSLLANPSCQELEVQRARQLIDSHGPGGLSPCSVALDLHSTTSSMGNCLVLYGRRPTDLALAAGIQAELGLPIYLHEADGAQTGFLVERWPCGLVIEVGPVPQGVLQALICRQTQLAVEACLAVLARAQAGSLRLPPSLEVHLHLGSLDIPRDGAGQPEACLHPRRLQRNWQPMAPGDELFCTASGDALPYSPPPGLAEQTVWPVFINEAAYGEKGIALSLTRREIWAVPPAWPAALEHLAEGLACGT